The following coding sequences are from one Xiphophorus couchianus chromosome 22, X_couchianus-1.0, whole genome shotgun sequence window:
- the edaradd gene encoding ectodysplasin-A receptor-associated adapter protein — translation MSSLMACKEPFDRVISEPVEDTDTTSFVAEFSLEANYPVQVTDPHDAVTLHLSSMASGYLHHSSQDKIRQPVEDMEDCTCPTSTSPDCPKQLQILASPCEKCCCLAPPPKISDLMNDKDLLDSLRLKLDPNHCTIKNWKNFASRWGMSYDELTLLEHRTQGSLSHSPTQEFLLRYNQKTVTELTELCRIYQRIDVLRLLQSWIEKDWPSRWQQTH, via the exons ACAGAGTCATTTCCGAGCCTGTTGAGGACACGGACACCACCAGCTTTGTGGCAGAGTTT TCCTTGGAGGCCAATTATCCTGTCCAAGTCACAGATCCCCACG ATGCTGTGACACTACATCTTAGCTCCATGGCCTCTGGGTACCTGCACCACTCCTCTCAAGACAAGATCAGACAG CCAGTTGAAGATATGGAGGACTGCACTTGCCCAACATCTACTTCACCag ACTGTCCCAAACAACTGCAGATTCTCGCCAGCCCTTGTGAAAAATGCTGCTGCCTGGCGCCCCCGCCCAAGATCAGCGACCTCATGAACGACAAAGACCTGCTGGACTCGCTGCGGCTGAAGCTGGACCCAAACCACTGCACCATCAAAAACTGGAAGAACTTTGCGAGCCGCTGGGGAATGAGCTATGACGAACTCACCCTGCTGGAGCATCGGACCCAGGGCTCCCTGTCTCACAGCCCCACCCAGGAGTTCCTGCTGCGCTACAACCAGAAGACGGTCACCGAGCTCACCGAACTGTGCCGCATCTATCAGCGCATTGACGTGCTGCGGCTGCTGCAAAGCTGGATAGAAAAGGACTGGCCGTCACGTTGGCAGCAGACTCACTAA